A window of the Phragmites australis chromosome 20, lpPhrAust1.1, whole genome shotgun sequence genome harbors these coding sequences:
- the LOC133901550 gene encoding NDR1/HIN1-like protein 6: MGKRGVPRYPEDDGGGGCCGCLCWCCCFLFLIVAALAGTAAYLFFIYKPKAPSYSVSNMSISQFDFSSSDLTLYTKLTASVRAENPNDMIGIKYGDGSHTVVSYRGTPLCSGKLPAFFQGHKNVTVMDIAMEGRHGFGSGLQQALEESEKAGNVPLDVFVSVPVTLRLGTVDLRQVKVNVHCALVVDSLSPKKKPNIKSTTYKANVEF, translated from the coding sequence ATGGGGAAGCGCGGCGTCCCTCGGTACCCTgaggacgacggcggcggcgggtgctgCGGCTGCCTGTGCTGGTGCTGCTGCTTCCTGTTCCTCATCGTCGCGGCGTTGGCCGGCACGGCGGCCTACCTCTTCTTCATTTACAAGCCCAAGGCGCCGTCCTACTCGGTGAGCAACATGTCCATCTCGCAGTTCGACTTCAGCTCCTCCGACCTGAcgctctacaccaagctcaCCGCCTCGGTGCGCGCCGAGAACCCCAACGACATGATCGGCATCAAGTACGGCGACGGCTCCCACACCGTCGTCTCCTACCGAGGCACCCCGCTATGCTCGGGCAAGCTCCCGGCCTTCTTCCAGGGCCACAAGAACGTCACCGTCATGGACATCGCCATGGAGGGCCGCCACGGGTTTGGGTCGGGGCTGCAGCAGGCGCTGGAGGAGAGCGAGAAGGCCGGAAACGTGCCGCTCGACGTCTTCGTCAGCGTGCCCGTGACGCTGCGGCTCGGCACCGTCGACCTCCGGCAGGTGAAGGTCAACGTGCACTGCGCGCTCGTCGTCGACAGCCTCTCGCCAAAGAAGAAGCCCAACATCAAGTCCACCACCTACAAGGCCAACGTAGAGTTTTGA